The Sphingobacteriales bacterium nucleotide sequence AAAAGGTTTGCTGGCTTGTCGTCCGCCATTGGGTAAAAGGTTAAGCAAACTTCCAGTAATTGCAGACTTTATGGATGATAACAATGGCATCATCACAGAAAAGCATGCAGACATGAATGCTTTGATAAATGCTTTTGTGGTAAGTGAGCAACAAACTAAAGCTAGATTTGAAGAATTACAAACGCGTAAAAAAATATTAGAATTACACAACATACAGACATGGTTTCCAAGCAAGACAAGTTTTTTTGGCAAACCCTTAGAATATGTAAAAGCTGTAGATAATGTAAGTTTTGATGTGTATGAAGGCGAAACTCGAGGTTTGGTTGGCGAAAGTGGATGTGGCAAAACAACATTAGGCAGAACAATCTTGCGTTTGGTAGAGCCAACTGGTGGCAAAGCAATTTTTGATGGTAAAGATACTTTTAGTTTAGAAGCACAAGAATTGAAAACTCTTAGGCAACATATGCAAATCATTTTTCAAGATCCTTATTCGTCACTTAATCCGAGAATGACAATTGGTAATGCCATAATGGAACCTATGCAAGTGCATAATAAATACAGTAACGACAAAGAGCGAAAAGATAAAGTGATAGAATTACTGGAAAAGGTAAACATGAAAGCAGAACATTTTTTACGTTATCCGCATGAGTTTTCTGGTGGGCAACGTCAAAGAATTTGTATAGCAAGAGCATTGGCATTGCAACCAAAATTTATTATTTGTGATGAATCTGTTTCTGCATTAGATGTTTCGGTACAAGCTCAAGTATTAAACTTATTGATACAACTTAGAGAAGAGTTTAAGTTTACCTATATATTTATTTCACATGATTTGAGTGTGGTAAAATTTATGAGTGATAGAATGGTTGTGATGAATAAAGGTAGAATTGAAGAAATGGGTTTAGCTGATGAGATTTATAACAATCCACAACAAGAATATACTAAGAAATTAATATCTGCAATACCTAAAGGTAATTTAGAAGATATTAAATCAAGATTTGTAAAATAAGTAGCTATTGTAAGCTATATTATTTGCTTTCAAATATTGCGATTGGCACAATAACTTCTTCCAATGAAATGCCACCATGCTGAAATGTATTTTTGAAGAAATTTACAAAGTGATTGTAATTATTTGGATAGCAAAAATAGTAATCTTCTTTTGCAAAAATATAACTAGAACTAAGATTTGATTTAGGCAAAAATGCTTCATCAGGATTTCTGACTTCAAATACTTCTTTTGGATTGTAATTTAGATTTCGTCCTGTTTTATACCTAAGATTTGTTGTAGTATTTTTGTCGCCTACTACTTTTGCTGGAGATTTTACACGTGTTGTTCCGTGGTCTGATGTGATAATGATACGTGCTTTTTTCCCTTTTAATTTATCTAATGCATTTAGCAATGGTGAATGTTCAAACCACGATAGAATTAATGAACGATATGCTGCTTCATCATTAGCAATTTCTTTTAGCACTTCCATTTCTGTACGTACATGTGATAGCATATCTACGAAATTATACACGATTACATTAAATGTATTGTGCATCAGATTCAAGATATTATCTTCTAATTCTTTCCCATCTTTATGGTTTGTAATTTTAGTATATGTGCATTTTATATTTATTCCATTGCGTTTAAATTGTTCTTGCATAAAAAACTCTTCATGTAAGTTTTTACCTTCATTTTCATCATCAAAAAACCATTTGTCTGCATATTTTTTATTTATTTCTGATGGCATTAAGCCAGCAAATATTGCATTTCTGCTGTATTGTGTTGTTGTAGGTAGTATGCTATAGAAACTATCTTCCTCAACTTTTTTAAATTTATCTTTTAATAATGTTTCTATAATTCTATAATGGTCGTATCTCAAATTATCTATTAGAATAAAAAAAGTAGGTGCATCGTTGTCTATATTTGGAATAACTTTTTTCTTGAATAATGTATGTGATTGTGTTGGTGCAAAACCATCTGGCTTTGCCAACCATTTTGTATAATTTTTTTGTATATATTTAAAAAATTCTTTATTTGCTTCGGTTTTTTGCATTTCAAAAATTTCTCGCATTTCTGGATTAGATGCTTTATCTAATTCAATATCCCAATATATAAGTTTTTTATATAATTCTGTCCAAGCGTCAAAATCTAAATCATCGTTAATTTCCAACATTATCTGCTGAAACTGTTGTCTATAATTAACAGTCTTCTTTTCAGAAATAAGTCTTTTGTTATCAATAATTTTTTTAATAGAAAGTAGAATTTGGTTTGGGTGAACTGGTTTTATCAAATAATCTGCAATTTGCGAGCCAATAGCATCATCCATTATATTTTCTTCTTCATTCTTAGTTATCATTACTATTGGTGTATCAGGATAGCTAGATTTTATTTTACTGAGTGTTTCCAATCCAGTAATGCCTGGCATATGTTCATCTAAGAAAATAATATCAAAAAGTTCTTCATTACATTTATCAATAGCATCGTAGCCATTACTTACTGGAACTACTTTGTAGCCTTTTTGTTCTAAAAACATTATCTGAGGTTTCAATAAATCTATCTCGTCATCTGCCCAAAGTATTTTTGTTTCATTCATAGCGTAAAATCTTTTAATATGTGTACTATATAAAAGTAATTAAGTTTATGTCGGCAATATATTAAATAATGTGAATTTGATTAATTATTTTTGTTGACATAATTGAATGAATAAGCGAAAAATTTTCAATGATCCTGTATATGGTTTTATTCCAATTCCATTCGATATTGTTTATGATATCATAGAACATCCTATTTTCCAAAGATTACGAAGAATACAGCAATTAGGTTTGAGTAGTTTGGTGTATCCTGGTGCTACGCACAGCAGATTTCATCATTCTATTGGTGCCATGCATTTGATGACACGTGCTTTGGATGTACTGAAGAAAAAGAATATTGATATTAGTATAGATGAAGAACAAGCAACTGTACTGGCAATATTATTGCATGATATTGGTCATGGGCCATATTCACATGCATTAGAATTTACTTTGGTAGATGGTGTGCATCATGAGGAAATTTCATTATTGTTGATGCATGAATTAGAGAAAGAATTTGGAAACATAATAACACTGGCAATCCAAATTTTTGAAGGCAAATACAAGAAAAAATTCTTACATCAGCTTGTGAGTGGACAATTGGATATGGATAGAATGGATTATTTGAATAGAGATTCTTTTTATACTGGCGTGAGTGAAGGTGTGATTGGCTACGATAGAATTATCAATATGTTGGATGTGGTAGATGATAATATTGTTGTTGAAGAAAAAGGAATCTATTCTATTGAAAAATTCTTAGTGGCACGTAGATTGATGTATTGGCAAGTTTATTTACATAAGACTGTGTTGTGTGGAGAAATTATACTTAAAAATATATTAAAATACATTAAAAAAAATAACATATCATTGCCATTTGATTCATCTATAAACCATTTTTTAAGTACTGATTTTAATTCAAAAAAATCATTCAACTTGGTTGCCTTTGTTTTGTAATATAGATGATGCTGATATTATATTTATGCTTAAATACTTTGTGCAACATTCTGCTGATAATGTTTTAAAAATGATGTGCGAAGCTTTGATATATAGAAAATTGTTTCATGTAGAATTTAATACTCAAGAGTATATACAACAGAAAATTGAGCAACTGAAAGAAATTTATTCTGATGATGAATTTCAGTATTTGGTTAGCACAGGAAGTACCTCAAATAATATGTATAGTACTGCAAAAGACAATATCTATATTAAGTTTAAAGACAATAAACTTGTAGATATTGCTAGCATAACAGAACAATGGAATATTGATGCTTTGGCAAACCCTATGGTTAAACACTATATTATTTATCCTAAATAAATATATTATTTACCTTTCCCTTTTATGATTGTGCTTATTGTGAATAATAGTATTTTAAAATCCAATAGTAAACTCCAATTTTCTATATAGATTATATCATACCTTAGTCTTTGAATCATTTGTTGTACAGTATTGGCATAACCAAATTTTACCATACCTAATGACGTAATTCCTGGTTGTACGGTTTGTATTAATTTATACTTAAACGATTGTTCTTGTATTTGTTTGATGAAAAATTCGCGTTCTGGTCTTGGGCCAACCAAACTCATATTTCCTATGATGACATTGAATAATTGTGGCAATTCATCTAATCTATATTTTCTTAAGAAACGACCAAATTTTGTAATTCTTTCATCATTATTTTGTGTAAGCAATGGTGTTCCATTTTCAGCATTTTCATGCATAGTTCTAAATTTATATATTGTAAATGCTTTTCCATTTAACCCAATTCTTTCTTGCTGGTACAAT carries:
- a CDS encoding PglZ domain-containing protein encodes the protein MNETKILWADDEIDLLKPQIMFLEQKGYKVVPVSNGYDAIDKCNEELFDIIFLDEHMPGITGLETLSKIKSSYPDTPIVMITKNEEENIMDDAIGSQIADYLIKPVHPNQILLSIKKIIDNKRLISEKKTVNYRQQFQQIMLEINDDLDFDAWTELYKKLIYWDIELDKASNPEMREIFEMQKTEANKEFFKYIQKNYTKWLAKPDGFAPTQSHTLFKKKVIPNIDNDAPTFFILIDNLRYDHYRIIETLLKDKFKKVEEDSFYSILPTTTQYSRNAIFAGLMPSEINKKYADKWFFDDENEGKNLHEEFFMQEQFKRNGINIKCTYTKITNHKDGKELEDNILNLMHNTFNVIVYNFVDMLSHVRTEMEVLKEIANDEAAYRSLILSWFEHSPLLNALDKLKGKKARIIITSDHGTTRVKSPAKVVGDKNTTTNLRYKTGRNLNYNPKEVFEVRNPDEAFLPKSNLSSSYIFAKEDYYFCYPNNYNHFVNFFKNTFQHGGISLEEVIVPIAIFESK
- a CDS encoding HD domain-containing protein; this encodes MNKRKIFNDPVYGFIPIPFDIVYDIIEHPIFQRLRRIQQLGLSSLVYPGATHSRFHHSIGAMHLMTRALDVLKKKNIDISIDEEQATVLAILLHDIGHGPYSHALEFTLVDGVHHEEISLLLMHELEKEFGNIITLAIQIFEGKYKKKFLHQLVSGQLDMDRMDYLNRDSFYTGVSEGVIGYDRIINMLDVVDDNIVVEEKGIYSIEKFLVARRLMYWQVYLHKTVLCGEIILKNILKYIKKNNISLPFDSSINHFLSTDFNSKKSFNLVAFVL
- a CDS encoding ABC transporter ATP-binding protein; translation: MSDILLDVKNLVTEFNTENGTVKAVNDVSFQIKKKQVVGIVGESGSGKSVTSLSVMRLIPNPPGKITSGEILYQDRNEQIVDLTKISEEQMRQYRGNDIAMIFQEPMTSLNPVFTCGNQVMEAIILHQKCDKKTAEQKTLALFEQVKLPNPKRILDAYPHELSGGQKQRVMIAMAMSCQPKILIADEPTTALDVTVQKTILELIKDLSEETGMSTIFITHDLGVIAEIADHVIVMYKGKIVEQGSVLDIFSNPQHPYTKGLLACRPPLGKRLSKLPVIADFMDDNNGIITEKHADMNALINAFVVSEQQTKARFEELQTRKKILELHNIQTWFPSKTSFFGKPLEYVKAVDNVSFDVYEGETRGLVGESGCGKTTLGRTILRLVEPTGGKAIFDGKDTFSLEAQELKTLRQHMQIIFQDPYSSLNPRMTIGNAIMEPMQVHNKYSNDKERKDKVIELLEKVNMKAEHFLRYPHEFSGGQRQRICIARALALQPKFIICDESVSALDVSVQAQVLNLLIQLREEFKFTYIFISHDLSVVKFMSDRMVVMNKGRIEEMGLADEIYNNPQQEYTKKLISAIPKGNLEDIKSRFVK